The following coding sequences are from one Streptomyces dengpaensis window:
- a CDS encoding aminomethyltransferase family protein produces MTFFSLEDKIRQAGGNPARMLREDPTEPYLFPFREQFSNWRDEQTAWATTATLFDQSFHMQDIYFTGPDVKRLFSESAVNNFATFGRNRAKQLVAVNPDGDIIGDGIVFGFEDDRYVLVGTPPASDWLAFRAQSGDYDVEVEADPATPFNPNPRKKFRYQLQGPRSLDIIRKAAGDAIDHIKFFQMGEFQIAGVPIRALNHTMMGVPGQEHTGLEMTGPVAESQRVLDALVHAGEEFGMRMGGSLAYATVAQASGWFPMPVPAVYLGDELRAYRQHLPAASFEGRASIGGSLESDDIRDYYLTPWDLGYGHLIHFEHEFVGRDGLLARKDEPHKTKVFLRWNDQDAGDAITSSLFDAPNGAKFMEMPSAAYAMAHYDQVRVSGTQIGVANWPVYITNFGGWVPTGLIDDQYAKEGTEVEVLWGNESAIGVKPRVEAHKTRGIRATVHTAPPLKKH; encoded by the coding sequence TTCAGCCTTGAGGACAAGATCAGGCAGGCAGGCGGCAACCCGGCCAGGATGCTGCGCGAGGACCCGACTGAGCCCTATCTCTTCCCCTTCCGGGAGCAGTTCAGCAACTGGCGCGACGAGCAGACGGCGTGGGCCACCACGGCGACCCTGTTCGACCAGTCGTTCCACATGCAAGACATCTACTTCACCGGCCCGGACGTCAAGCGGCTGTTCTCGGAGAGTGCGGTGAACAACTTCGCGACGTTCGGGCGCAACCGCGCCAAGCAGTTGGTCGCGGTCAACCCCGACGGCGACATCATCGGTGACGGGATCGTCTTCGGGTTCGAGGACGACCGGTATGTGCTTGTCGGCACGCCTCCCGCCTCCGACTGGCTGGCTTTCCGCGCGCAGAGCGGCGACTACGACGTTGAGGTCGAAGCGGACCCGGCGACCCCCTTCAACCCCAATCCGCGCAAGAAGTTCCGCTATCAGCTCCAGGGTCCCCGCAGCCTCGACATCATCCGCAAGGCCGCGGGCGACGCGATCGACCACATCAAATTCTTCCAGATGGGCGAGTTCCAGATCGCAGGCGTGCCGATCCGCGCGCTCAACCACACGATGATGGGCGTCCCCGGACAGGAGCACACCGGCCTGGAGATGACCGGGCCGGTCGCCGAGAGTCAGCGTGTGCTGGACGCCCTGGTGCATGCCGGCGAGGAGTTCGGGATGCGCATGGGCGGCTCGCTCGCCTACGCGACGGTCGCCCAAGCCTCCGGATGGTTCCCCATGCCGGTCCCCGCGGTCTACCTCGGCGACGAGCTGCGGGCCTACCGGCAGCACCTGCCCGCCGCGAGCTTCGAGGGCCGCGCCTCCATCGGCGGCAGCCTGGAGTCCGACGACATCCGCGACTACTACCTCACCCCCTGGGACCTCGGCTACGGGCATCTCATCCACTTCGAGCACGAGTTCGTCGGCCGTGACGGGCTCCTGGCCCGCAAGGACGAGCCGCACAAGACCAAGGTGTTCCTGCGCTGGAACGACCAGGACGCCGGCGACGCGATCACCAGCAGCCTCTTCGACGCCCCGAACGGCGCCAAGTTCATGGAGATGCCCTCTGCTGCTTACGCCATGGCCCACTACGACCAGGTCCGGGTCAGCGGCACGCAGATCGGGGTCGCCAACTGGCCGGTGTACATCACCAACTTCGGCGGCTGGGTTCCAACCGGCCTCATCGACGATCAGTACGCCAAGGAAGGCACCGAGGTCGAGGTGCTGTGGGGCAACGAGTCCGCGATCGGAGTCAAGCCGCGCGTCGAGGCCCACAAGACCCGTGGCATCCGCGCCACCGTCCACACCGCGCCCCCGCTCAAGAAGCACTGA
- a CDS encoding formyltransferase family protein: protein MTPDLAEEVRQFNVPYFSVPVENGDKKAAEREPLRLLKGNVDLVILARYMQIISDDFIREVGVPIINIHHSFLPAFIGAGPCQKA, encoded by the coding sequence ATCACCCCCGATCTCGCCGAGGAGGTCCGCCAGTTCAACGTCCCGTACTTCTCCGTTCCCGTCGAGAACGGGGACAAGAAGGCGGCGGAGCGGGAACCTCTCCGGCTGCTGAAGGGCAACGTCGACCTGGTCATCCTCGCCCGGTACATGCAGATCATCTCCGACGACTTCATCCGCGAGGTCGGGGTGCCCATCATCAACATCCACCATTCCTTCCTGCCGGCGTTCATCGGGGCCGGCCCGTGCCAGAAGGCCTAG
- a CDS encoding formyltransferase family protein, with the protein MPEGLGPRGGARRRRGAYVTEDLDEGPIIEQDVVRVTHADSVRDQMRRGADVERTVLARAVGWHCGDRVLRDGNSTVVLAS; encoded by the coding sequence GTGCCAGAAGGCCTAGGTCCGCGGGGTGGAGCTCGTCGGCGCCGCGGCGCATACGTCACCGAGGATCTCGATGAGGGGCCGATCATCGAGCAGGACGTGGTGCGCGTCACCCACGCCGACTCGGTGCGTGACCAGATGCGGCGCGGTGCCGATGTCGAGCGCACGGTCCTGGCCCGTGCCGTCGGCTGGCATTGCGGGGACCGCGTGCTGCGGGACGGCAACTCGACGGTCGTGCTCGCGTCGTGA
- the folD gene encoding bifunctional methylenetetrahydrofolate dehydrogenase/methenyltetrahydrofolate cyclohydrolase FolD gives MTAAIIDGAAVARASRARTAGRAAAFRARHGVAPGLATVLVGDDPASEVYVRNKRRAATEAGIADFHRHLDARSAPDDLAGVIADLGADHRVSGILLQLPVPQHLDGPALVDLIPPDKDVDGLTTLSQGLLARGLPGLRPCTPSGVIELLDSADVGLAGAHVVVVGRSELVGKPMAQLLLGRDATVTIAHSRTRNLEAVTREADILVVAAGRPALITARHVKPGAAVIDVGIHRTSHGLAGDVAFDEVSAVAGYLTPVPGGVGPMTIAALLSNTVSAAEIRAAATESTDRRSPHHVL, from the coding sequence GTGACCGCCGCGATCATCGACGGTGCCGCCGTCGCACGGGCGAGCCGTGCCCGAACCGCCGGCCGCGCGGCCGCGTTCCGTGCCCGCCACGGCGTCGCCCCGGGGCTCGCCACCGTCCTGGTCGGCGACGACCCGGCCAGCGAGGTGTATGTGCGCAACAAGCGCCGGGCAGCCACGGAAGCTGGCATTGCGGACTTCCACCGGCACCTGGACGCACGGTCCGCGCCAGACGACCTGGCCGGCGTCATCGCCGATCTCGGCGCCGACCACCGGGTGTCAGGCATCCTGCTCCAGCTGCCCGTCCCCCAGCATCTGGACGGGCCGGCGCTGGTCGACCTCATCCCCCCGGACAAGGACGTCGACGGGCTCACCACCCTGAGCCAGGGCCTGCTCGCCCGGGGGCTGCCCGGCCTGCGGCCGTGCACCCCCAGCGGTGTCATCGAGCTGCTGGACTCCGCCGACGTCGGCCTGGCCGGCGCGCACGTCGTCGTGGTCGGCCGCTCCGAACTGGTCGGCAAGCCGATGGCGCAGCTCCTGCTCGGGCGTGACGCCACCGTCACGATCGCCCACTCCCGCACTCGGAACCTCGAGGCGGTCACCCGGGAGGCCGACATCCTGGTCGTCGCGGCCGGCCGGCCCGCGCTGATCACGGCGCGGCACGTGAAACCCGGCGCGGCCGTCATCGACGTCGGCATCCACCGCACCAGTCACGGGCTGGCCGGCGACGTCGCCTTCGACGAGGTCTCCGCCGTGGCCGGGTACCTGACACCGGTCCCCGGCGGCGTCGGCCCGATGACGATCGCCGCCCTTCTCTCCAACACCGTCTCCGCCGCCGAGATCAGGGCGGCGGCCACTGAATCCACGGACCGGAGGTCCCCGCACCATGTCCTATGA
- a CDS encoding methylenetetrahydrofolate reductase codes for MAVHTSPGTAGDPASGAAVRSLIGDAAIEVIPLRSADEKLKAIPEGTTVSVTTSAKLGLGRTLEFAERAVRAGFNVVPHLAARQLTGEEELRRFIGRLGELGISRLYLIGGDVTPPAGPYDSSLQVLEAMQRMDHGLRRIGVACYPEGHPKISDAALSEALRDKQPYAAYMVSQLCFSPEVLVSWLRRVRGEGITLPLLIGLAAPMQVTKLIKLGPQIGVGTSVRYLAKQHGFIGNVLKGGAYRPESLLLEIGDAVTSPELGIEGLHLFSFNQVEETVRWQRDITAASSGAAR; via the coding sequence ATGGCAGTGCACACGTCCCCCGGAACGGCAGGAGATCCGGCGAGCGGGGCAGCGGTCCGGTCACTTATCGGCGACGCTGCCATCGAAGTGATCCCGCTGCGCAGCGCGGATGAGAAACTGAAGGCGATTCCCGAGGGAACGACGGTCTCCGTGACCACCTCGGCGAAGCTGGGCCTGGGCCGGACCCTGGAGTTTGCCGAGCGGGCGGTGCGGGCGGGGTTCAACGTTGTCCCGCACCTGGCCGCGCGGCAGCTGACCGGCGAGGAGGAGCTGCGCAGGTTCATCGGCCGGCTGGGGGAGCTGGGGATCAGCCGGCTGTACCTCATCGGGGGGGACGTGACGCCGCCCGCGGGGCCGTATGACTCTTCGCTGCAGGTCCTTGAGGCCATGCAGCGCATGGATCATGGGCTGCGCCGGATCGGCGTGGCGTGTTATCCCGAGGGGCACCCGAAGATCAGCGACGCGGCGCTGTCTGAGGCGCTGCGCGATAAGCAGCCTTATGCCGCGTACATGGTGAGCCAGCTGTGCTTCAGCCCCGAGGTGCTGGTGTCGTGGCTGCGGCGGGTGCGCGGTGAGGGCATCACGCTGCCGTTGCTTATCGGGCTGGCCGCCCCGATGCAGGTGACCAAGCTGATCAAGCTGGGGCCGCAGATCGGGGTCGGCACCTCGGTGCGGTACCTCGCCAAGCAGCACGGGTTCATCGGCAATGTCCTGAAGGGCGGCGCCTACCGGCCCGAGAGCCTGCTGCTGGAGATTGGCGATGCGGTCACGTCGCCGGAGCTGGGGATCGAGGGGCTGCACCTGTTCTCGTTCAACCAGGTCGAGGAGACCGTCCGGTGGCAGCGGGATATCACGGCGGCCTCTTCCGGGGCCGCGCGGTGA
- the purU gene encoding formyltetrahydrofolate deformylase: protein MAAITLAPGTEYVLTVSCANRPGLLHAISSFLVDHDANVIENKQFDDRQADMFFMRVQFESASGSPLDAGALRKDFAEVAEPCGMTWNLTDAAQRQRVLIMVSKYGHCLNDLLFRASTGWLNIDIVAVVSNHPDLAPLADDYEIPFYHVPVDPADKAKAEAELLRLADEHRADLVVLARYMQILSDDLCRQLEGRAINIHHSMLPSFKGARPYFQAYERGVKLVGATAHYVTADLDEGPIIEQTVTPVNHSMTAGDFTAIGRDTECLALAHAVRWHTENRVLLDGKRTVVFR, encoded by the coding sequence ATGGCCGCCATCACCCTAGCGCCGGGGACCGAGTACGTGCTCACAGTGTCGTGCGCCAACCGGCCCGGCCTCCTCCACGCCATCTCCAGCTTCCTCGTCGATCACGACGCCAACGTGATCGAGAACAAGCAGTTCGACGACCGGCAGGCCGACATGTTCTTCATGCGGGTCCAGTTCGAGTCGGCGTCGGGCAGCCCGCTCGACGCTGGGGCGCTACGGAAGGACTTCGCCGAGGTCGCTGAGCCCTGCGGCATGACCTGGAACCTCACCGACGCCGCGCAGCGCCAGCGGGTCCTCATCATGGTCAGCAAGTACGGCCATTGCCTCAACGACCTGCTGTTCCGGGCCAGCACCGGATGGCTCAACATCGACATCGTCGCGGTCGTGTCCAACCACCCCGACCTCGCGCCCCTGGCCGACGACTACGAGATCCCGTTCTACCACGTGCCCGTCGACCCCGCCGACAAGGCCAAGGCCGAGGCCGAGCTGCTCCGGCTCGCCGACGAGCACCGGGCCGACCTGGTCGTCCTCGCCCGCTACATGCAGATCCTGTCCGACGACCTATGCCGACAGCTGGAAGGCCGGGCGATCAACATCCACCACTCCATGCTCCCCAGCTTCAAGGGCGCCCGCCCCTACTTCCAGGCCTACGAACGCGGCGTCAAACTCGTCGGCGCCACCGCCCATTACGTGACCGCGGACCTGGACGAGGGACCGATCATCGAGCAGACCGTGACGCCTGTCAACCACTCGATGACCGCCGGGGACTTCACCGCGATCGGACGGGACACCGAGTGCCTGGCCCTGGCGCACGCCGTCCGGTGGCACACCGAAAACCGCGTCCTGCTCGACGGCAAGCGGACCGTCGTCTTCCGATGA
- a CDS encoding bifunctional folylpolyglutamate synthase/dihydrofolate synthase, with protein MTCTCGAVDAVAAMAYLDGLTGYEQTGRLEQPTLERMARLAGALGDPQRAYPVIHLTGTNGKGSTAAMIASLLSGQGLRVGTYTSPHVTRLAERVTIGGKPVADEALAGAVDRVRQAAVRAGVTPSWFEAVTAAALWLLAAAGVDVAVIEVGMLGRWDATNVADGAVAVVTNVQLDHTDVAGPTRAGIAAEKAGIIKPGATLVLGERDPGLRAIFEAQHPARILAAGQEMSWRNRRVTPAGSLVDLVNLWGTRAGIAVGMFGAHQCDNALLALTAAEAFTGAPIPAAAVTAALGGTQVPGRFEIVRTSPVVALDGAHNPAGAAALRRTIEESFASVTPRILVYGTLAGRDPVEFLDQAGVRSADLVVTTEPASPRAMSADLLAGVVRGFGVPVTPVRRPAQALSAAVTAAGRRGLVVATGSLYLIAPPSEPPPSNARPECFHDRRHPDRARRLPASPRCPAAPGCPGVSPPGPLPGDGDRQRHA; from the coding sequence ATGACCTGCACCTGCGGCGCCGTGGACGCGGTCGCGGCCATGGCGTACCTGGACGGGCTGACCGGCTATGAGCAGACCGGCCGGCTGGAGCAGCCCACGCTTGAGCGGATGGCCCGCCTGGCCGGCGCGCTGGGCGACCCGCAGCGCGCCTACCCGGTCATTCACCTGACCGGCACGAACGGGAAGGGCTCCACGGCCGCGATGATCGCCAGCTTGCTGAGCGGCCAGGGACTGCGGGTCGGGACCTACACCAGCCCGCATGTCACCCGGCTGGCCGAGCGCGTCACGATCGGCGGGAAGCCCGTCGCGGACGAGGCCCTGGCCGGGGCTGTTGACCGGGTCAGGCAGGCGGCCGTGCGGGCCGGGGTCACGCCGAGCTGGTTCGAGGCAGTGACCGCCGCCGCGCTGTGGCTGCTGGCCGCGGCCGGGGTGGACGTGGCCGTGATCGAGGTGGGGATGTTGGGCCGCTGGGATGCCACGAACGTCGCCGACGGGGCGGTGGCCGTGGTCACCAACGTGCAGCTGGACCACACGGACGTGGCGGGCCCGACGCGGGCGGGGATCGCGGCGGAGAAGGCGGGCATCATCAAGCCGGGCGCCACCCTCGTCCTGGGGGAGCGGGACCCGGGGCTCCGGGCCATCTTCGAGGCACAGCACCCGGCCCGCATCCTGGCCGCGGGCCAGGAGATGTCCTGGCGCAACCGCCGCGTTACCCCGGCTGGTTCCCTGGTCGATCTCGTCAACCTCTGGGGGACGCGGGCCGGGATCGCAGTCGGCATGTTCGGCGCGCATCAGTGTGACAACGCGCTGCTGGCGCTGACAGCCGCCGAGGCGTTCACCGGGGCGCCGATCCCCGCGGCCGCCGTGACCGCCGCCCTGGGCGGCACGCAGGTTCCCGGACGCTTCGAGATCGTCCGGACCAGCCCGGTCGTGGCCCTGGACGGCGCGCACAACCCGGCCGGCGCGGCGGCGCTGCGCCGGACCATCGAGGAGAGCTTTGCCTCCGTCACGCCCCGGATCCTGGTCTACGGCACCCTGGCCGGCCGGGACCCCGTCGAGTTCCTTGACCAGGCCGGGGTCCGGTCCGCGGACCTCGTCGTCACCACCGAACCGGCTTCCCCGCGGGCAATGTCGGCCGATCTCCTTGCCGGGGTGGTCCGCGGCTTCGGGGTGCCCGTCACACCCGTCAGGCGGCCCGCGCAGGCCCTTTCGGCCGCGGTGACCGCGGCGGGCCGCCGCGGCCTGGTCGTCGCCACGGGCTCGCTATATCTCATCGCCCCCCCCTCAGAGCCGCCGCCCTCGAACGCCCGTCCGGAGTGCTTCCATGACCGCCGACACCCTGACCGCGCCCGCCGCCTCCCGGCCTCGCCCCGCTGCCCAGCCGCGCCAGGATGTCCCGGGGTTTCCCCGCCGGGACCGCTGCCTGGTGATGGGGATCGTCAACGTCACGCCTGA
- the folP gene encoding dihydropteroate synthase, with translation MGIVNVTPDSFSDGGACLAAASAVEHGLALARSGADIIDVGGESTRPGAGRTGEAEELRRVLPVIRELSGAGLTVTIDTTRSRVAEAALAAGAAGINDVSGGLADPAMAALAAGARVPYVAMHWRGPSRDMQQRAVYADVVAEVAAELRSRLDALLRAGIDRRQLVLDPGLGFAKRPAHNWQLLNRLGELRALGQPVLIGASRKSFLGALPGPGGNTPPPSARDMATAAVSALAAAAGAYCVRVHDVTATLDAVRVAAAWTASSVDTARPEEG, from the coding sequence ATGGGGATCGTCAACGTCACGCCTGATTCCTTCTCCGACGGCGGGGCCTGCCTGGCTGCGGCGAGCGCCGTGGAGCACGGCCTGGCGCTGGCCCGCTCCGGGGCGGACATCATCGATGTGGGCGGTGAATCGACCCGGCCCGGCGCTGGCCGCACCGGGGAAGCCGAGGAACTGCGGCGGGTGCTGCCCGTGATCCGCGAGCTGTCCGGGGCGGGCCTCACGGTGACCATCGACACCACGCGCTCCCGGGTGGCCGAGGCGGCGCTGGCGGCCGGGGCAGCGGGCATCAACGACGTCAGCGGCGGGCTCGCCGACCCGGCGATGGCCGCGCTGGCCGCCGGGGCGCGCGTCCCCTATGTCGCGATGCACTGGCGCGGCCCCAGCCGCGACATGCAGCAGCGCGCGGTCTACGCCGATGTCGTCGCCGAGGTCGCCGCCGAGCTCCGCTCCCGGCTGGACGCGCTCCTGCGGGCCGGCATCGACCGCCGGCAGCTCGTGCTCGATCCCGGCCTCGGCTTCGCCAAACGGCCCGCGCACAACTGGCAATTGCTGAACCGGCTCGGCGAACTGCGGGCGCTGGGCCAGCCGGTGCTGATCGGAGCGTCCCGCAAGTCGTTCCTGGGCGCGCTGCCGGGCCCGGGCGGCAATACCCCGCCGCCGTCGGCGCGGGACATGGCCACCGCGGCCGTCTCCGCGCTGGCCGCCGCCGCGGGCGCGTACTGCGTCCGCGTGCATGACGTGACCGCCACGCTCGATGCCGTGCGGGTGGCCGCCGCGTGGACGGCATCGAGCGTGGACACGGCTCGGCCGGAAGAGGGCTGA
- the folE2 gene encoding GTP cyclohydrolase FolE2, with product MMIPDVQSWPDDRGIGLDEVGITGVRYPVSVFDAGHGKQDTVAGVTLSVSLPPEKKGARLSRFVEVLDAHAGEVTPQTIPVILTALQDRLGSPAARLHLRFPYFLRRSAPVSGATAMMDYECGITASARGDDVRLAISARVPVTSVCPCSKAISDYGAHNQRSHITIEAEPAAGVGPAQAPVWLEGLITAAETTASSPVFPLLKRADERQVIMHGYDHPVFVEDMARGVTERLRADSWIARFTVEAASDESIHDHSAFARLSWPPHR from the coding sequence ATGATGATTCCTGACGTGCAGAGCTGGCCCGATGACCGCGGGATCGGGCTTGACGAGGTGGGTATCACCGGGGTCCGTTACCCGGTCTCGGTGTTCGACGCCGGCCACGGCAAGCAGGACACGGTGGCCGGCGTGACGCTATCGGTCTCGCTCCCGCCGGAGAAGAAGGGCGCCCGCCTCAGCCGGTTCGTCGAGGTTCTCGACGCCCATGCGGGCGAGGTGACGCCCCAGACCATCCCCGTGATCCTCACGGCGCTGCAGGACCGGCTCGGCAGCCCGGCCGCCCGCCTGCACCTGAGGTTCCCGTACTTTCTGCGGCGCAGCGCCCCGGTCAGCGGGGCCACCGCAATGATGGACTATGAGTGCGGGATCACCGCGTCGGCACGCGGAGATGATGTCCGCCTGGCGATCAGCGCGCGTGTCCCGGTGACCAGCGTCTGCCCGTGCAGCAAGGCCATCAGCGACTACGGGGCGCACAACCAGCGCAGCCACATCACCATCGAGGCCGAGCCAGCCGCCGGGGTCGGCCCCGCCCAGGCGCCGGTGTGGCTGGAGGGCCTCATCACCGCGGCCGAGACGACCGCGTCCAGCCCGGTCTTCCCGCTGCTCAAGCGTGCCGACGAGCGGCAGGTCATCATGCACGGCTACGACCACCCGGTGTTCGTCGAGGACATGGCCCGCGGGGTCACCGAACGGCTGCGCGCCGACTCCTGGATCGCGCGCTTCACCGTGGAAGCGGCCAGCGACGAAAGCATCCACGACCACAGCGCCTTCGCCCGGCTTTCCTGGCCGCCGCACCGCTAA